In Oceaniferula marina, the following proteins share a genomic window:
- a CDS encoding amidohydrolase family protein, which produces MSLRTIDCHVHLVGDGSSGSGCWFELPTLWKRFLAKQMIKGLGLPMSVLESEMDERYAENLVMQIELSDLDAAVVLAQDLAYDREGRPLDGAQFYIPNEWVAALAKKYPEQVIPACSIHPGRSDAMDELERCIDAGMPVMKLLPNCLNIDYDDDRYLPFWQRVADAGMILLSHTGGEMTVKVYDPSFGDPKKLATVLDCGVTVIAAHAAGRSGLFDPDWTEDLIAMFGRYPHLYTDNSALCTPNRARTLKHLFSEDVQSRVIHGSDYPVPVSGFGPWMVGKLGWSQYRALSQEKNILQHDLMLKREMGFDAGVFTRMDALLQRG; this is translated from the coding sequence TGTCATGTGCATCTTGTCGGGGATGGTTCGTCGGGTAGCGGGTGTTGGTTTGAATTGCCAACGTTGTGGAAGCGGTTTTTAGCGAAACAGATGATCAAAGGCTTGGGGCTTCCCATGTCGGTTTTGGAATCGGAGATGGATGAGCGCTATGCGGAAAATCTGGTCATGCAGATTGAGCTGAGTGATTTGGATGCGGCGGTGGTGTTGGCGCAGGATCTTGCCTATGATCGAGAGGGGAGGCCGCTTGACGGGGCTCAGTTTTACATTCCGAACGAGTGGGTGGCAGCGTTGGCGAAAAAGTATCCCGAGCAGGTGATTCCAGCTTGTTCGATTCACCCTGGGCGTTCCGATGCGATGGATGAACTGGAGCGATGTATTGATGCTGGGATGCCTGTGATGAAGTTATTACCGAATTGTTTGAATATTGATTACGATGACGACCGGTATCTACCGTTTTGGCAGAGGGTGGCGGATGCGGGGATGATTTTATTATCCCACACGGGTGGAGAAATGACGGTGAAGGTTTACGACCCTAGTTTCGGGGATCCAAAGAAATTGGCAACAGTCTTGGATTGTGGCGTCACGGTGATTGCCGCTCATGCGGCGGGCCGCAGTGGGCTGTTTGACCCGGACTGGACGGAGGATTTGATCGCAATGTTTGGTCGCTATCCGCATCTTTATACGGATAACAGTGCGTTGTGTACACCCAACCGGGCGAGAACTTTGAAGCATCTTTTTTCTGAAGACGTTCAATCAAGGGTGATTCATGGCAGTGATTATCCGGTCCCGGTGTCAGGGTTTGGCCCGTGGATGGTCGGGAAGCTAGGCTGGTCTCAGTACCGTGCATTGAGCCAGGAAAAAAACATATTGCAGCACGATTTGATGCTGAAACGCGAGATGGGATTTGATGCCGGGGTCTTTACCCGGATGGATGCCTTGTTGCAGCGGGGCTGA
- a CDS encoding HAD hydrolase-like protein: MKHNALIFDFDGTIADTLMEGVGIYNTMAEEYGLLKVEPADLPELRNLSAAGLFRHLGISAHRVPKLLYRGTRMLRGRIANLPLIQGMAETLPKLRSRVSHFGILTSNSVDNVGLFLQSHRLDPLFTFVSSTSKLSGKSKHLKSIRKSYNMDRSKMLYIGDEIRDIRAAKKAGVAVAAVAWGFNSKPALEAEQPDYLLSHPDELDLLLG; the protein is encoded by the coding sequence ATGAAACACAACGCTCTGATTTTTGATTTTGATGGCACTATCGCAGATACGCTAATGGAAGGTGTCGGTATCTACAACACGATGGCGGAAGAATATGGCTTGTTAAAAGTCGAGCCCGCAGATTTGCCCGAACTCAGGAACTTGAGTGCTGCTGGCTTGTTTCGTCATTTGGGCATTTCAGCCCATCGCGTGCCCAAGTTGTTATACCGTGGGACGCGGATGTTGCGTGGGCGGATTGCCAACCTTCCCTTGATCCAAGGGATGGCGGAAACGTTACCGAAGTTGCGGAGTCGGGTGAGTCATTTTGGAATTCTGACATCCAACTCAGTCGATAATGTCGGCTTGTTTTTGCAGTCCCATCGTCTCGACCCCTTGTTCACCTTTGTTTCTTCGACGTCCAAACTGAGTGGTAAGTCCAAGCATTTGAAGAGCATCCGGAAATCCTATAACATGGATCGATCCAAGATGTTGTATATCGGGGATGAGATCCGGGACATCCGAGCCGCAAAAAAAGCCGGAGTGGCAGTGGCTGCGGTAGCCTGGGGTTTTAACAGCAAACCAGCACTGGAGGCTGAGCAGCCGGATTATTTATTAAGCCACCCTGACGAGTTGGATCTGTTATTGGGTTAA
- the nusG gene encoding transcription termination/antitermination protein NusG — MDESNSNEEDSPLWYCVRTQSKREHLASKALNQLEGVETFCPRLRYKKATRRGKVWWVEAMFPGYIFAKFIRKEFERAVIHTQGVMCLLRFGNEVPAISDTFIDELHQYISECESEEEGMLTLQPIIQTGDEVEIAHGALQGMSGKVVEIRPAHERVKLLIDFLGNEQVVDADLFSLLLPNKPIPEKPE, encoded by the coding sequence ATGGATGAATCCAATTCCAACGAGGAAGACTCCCCGCTGTGGTACTGTGTCCGAACCCAGAGCAAGCGTGAACACCTTGCCTCCAAAGCCCTGAACCAACTCGAAGGCGTCGAAACCTTTTGTCCCCGACTCCGCTATAAAAAAGCCACTCGAAGAGGTAAAGTCTGGTGGGTTGAAGCCATGTTCCCGGGCTACATCTTTGCCAAATTCATCCGCAAGGAGTTCGAGCGCGCGGTCATCCATACCCAAGGAGTGATGTGCCTGCTCAGATTTGGCAACGAAGTCCCAGCCATTTCGGACACCTTCATCGACGAACTCCACCAATACATCAGCGAGTGTGAATCCGAAGAAGAAGGCATGCTCACCCTGCAACCCATCATCCAGACCGGTGACGAAGTCGAAATCGCCCACGGTGCCCTGCAAGGCATGTCTGGAAAAGTAGTGGAAATCCGACCCGCACACGAACGGGTCAAACTGCTGATTGACTTCCTCGGGAACGAACAAGTCGTCGATGCCGACCTCTTTTCGCTGCTGCTTCCTAACAAACCCATACCGGAAAAACCCGAGTAA
- a CDS encoding GbsR/MarR family transcriptional regulator, with the protein MSTQDCPPPDTLSIDTRLISFFQDGVKMLGLPKSVGEIYGVLYCARQPMTMFDIIDRIGISKGSTSQGLRMLRTLGAVREVSTPDDRKTYYEADVELKKIVGGFLREEIRPHLKSGKEKLKTLEMEVEAIDDPELREFYDERVVRLERWSKKANLVLPLLQKFLGK; encoded by the coding sequence ATGAGCACCCAAGACTGCCCACCTCCAGACACCTTATCGATCGACACCCGTCTGATTTCCTTTTTCCAGGATGGGGTAAAAATGCTGGGGCTACCGAAATCCGTGGGGGAAATTTATGGTGTGCTCTACTGCGCACGGCAGCCCATGACCATGTTCGATATCATCGACAGAATTGGCATCAGCAAAGGGTCGACCAGTCAGGGATTGCGGATGCTCCGGACGCTGGGTGCCGTAAGGGAAGTCTCCACGCCGGATGATCGGAAAACCTACTACGAAGCAGACGTCGAGCTGAAAAAAATCGTCGGTGGTTTCCTGCGCGAGGAGATCCGCCCCCATTTGAAAAGCGGAAAAGAAAAACTCAAAACACTGGAAATGGAAGTCGAGGCCATCGACGACCCCGAACTCCGGGAATTTTACGATGAGCGAGTGGTTAGGCTTGAACGTTGGTCAAAAAAAGCCAATCTTGTCCTTCCACTCCTGCAGAAGTTTCTTGGCAAATAA
- a CDS encoding MarC family protein has protein sequence MQTPHEMLATFVLLWAVIDPVGTVPVFISASQGHSAAEKRKIAKIAALSAAGILLFFVVIGEVMLLAMGVPLLAFQIAGGLILFLFALTMIFGESKPEGEVKAIGKLQDTAVFPLATPSIASPGAMMAVVLMTENGSHSLLHQLTTVILMFVVIGVAYLLMRFAGEISRIIGSGGASIVSRVMGMILASIAATNVLEGIKEYYHY, from the coding sequence ATGCAAACTCCCCATGAAATGTTGGCAACCTTTGTGTTGCTATGGGCTGTCATTGATCCGGTAGGAACAGTGCCTGTGTTTATATCGGCCAGTCAGGGGCATTCGGCCGCTGAAAAAAGGAAAATTGCCAAGATTGCGGCCTTGTCGGCAGCTGGCATTTTGCTGTTTTTTGTGGTGATTGGCGAGGTGATGTTGCTTGCGATGGGGGTTCCCTTGTTGGCTTTCCAGATTGCCGGCGGCTTGATTCTGTTTCTCTTTGCGCTGACGATGATCTTTGGTGAGAGCAAGCCGGAGGGAGAAGTCAAGGCGATCGGTAAATTGCAAGATACGGCGGTGTTTCCGCTGGCGACGCCTTCAATTGCTTCGCCTGGAGCGATGATGGCTGTCGTGTTGATGACCGAGAACGGAAGTCACTCTTTGTTGCACCAATTGACGACAGTGATTTTGATGTTTGTGGTGATTGGCGTGGCCTACCTTCTGATGCGTTTTGCTGGAGAAATCTCCCGGATTATCGGCTCGGGAGGTGCCAGCATCGTGAGTCGGGTGATGGGGATGATTCTGGCTTCGATTGCTGCGACCAATGTGCTTGAGGGCATCAAGGAGTACTACCATTATTAA
- a CDS encoding AAA family ATPase — MSESNEPAAEWEKIQESVAEIRRQTARVIVGQEAVVEEMLVSLLCRGHCLLTGVPGLAKTLLVSTLGQILGLKFNRIQFTPDLMPTDIVGSEILQTGDAGGREFEFVHGPIFANLILADEINRTPPKTQAALLEAMQEKQVTVMGQSRQLDEPFIVFATQNPIEHEGTYPLPEAQLDRFFFNVMIDYPSIQDEEEIIHRTTGRVADQAETILDAEGVLALQDATHDVPLPDNVVKYILKVVHRSRPHTDAATDFINNYVDYGAGPRASQCLARASRALALLRGRSAASIEEVKDVALPVLRHRVIPNYNATGEGISVEDVIGKLLAD, encoded by the coding sequence ATGAGTGAAAGCAATGAACCCGCCGCCGAGTGGGAAAAAATCCAGGAATCCGTAGCCGAAATCCGGCGTCAGACGGCCCGTGTCATCGTCGGCCAGGAGGCCGTGGTTGAGGAGATGTTAGTCTCATTGTTATGCCGTGGGCATTGTCTGTTGACCGGGGTGCCCGGTCTGGCCAAAACCTTGCTGGTGTCGACCTTGGGCCAAATCCTCGGTTTGAAATTCAATCGGATTCAGTTCACCCCGGATTTGATGCCCACCGATATTGTGGGGTCTGAAATCCTACAGACCGGCGACGCTGGAGGCCGCGAGTTTGAATTTGTGCATGGCCCGATTTTTGCCAACCTCATCCTTGCGGATGAGATTAACCGGACCCCGCCCAAAACTCAGGCCGCTTTGTTGGAGGCAATGCAGGAAAAGCAGGTGACCGTCATGGGCCAGAGCCGCCAGTTGGATGAACCCTTTATTGTGTTTGCTACTCAGAACCCGATCGAACACGAAGGAACGTATCCTCTTCCGGAAGCGCAGCTTGACCGCTTTTTCTTCAATGTGATGATCGACTATCCATCGATCCAGGATGAAGAGGAAATCATCCACCGGACAACTGGTCGGGTGGCGGATCAGGCGGAAACCATTCTCGATGCCGAGGGTGTGTTAGCTCTGCAGGATGCAACCCACGATGTGCCACTGCCAGACAACGTCGTGAAGTACATTTTGAAAGTGGTTCATCGTTCGCGACCCCATACGGATGCTGCGACCGATTTTATTAATAACTATGTGGATTACGGTGCGGGGCCACGGGCATCGCAGTGTCTTGCCCGGGCATCTCGAGCTTTGGCCTTGTTGCGTGGTCGCAGTGCGGCATCGATTGAAGAGGTCAAGGATGTGGCCTTGCCGGTTCTGCGGCATCGCGTCATCCCTAACTACAATGCAACAGGTGAAGGGATCAGTGTGGAAGATGTCATTGGCAAGCTGCTCGCAGATTAG
- a CDS encoding DUF58 domain-containing protein: MSQTQYRFIRPEDIRRLSHYEFGVKALVEGYLSGRHRSRERGASIEFKEYRQYVPGDDLALVDWRVFARTDRHYLRTFEQETNMECHIFLDSSASMGFQDEGPITKLEYASFFAACLAWLVVSKNDRVSLQLFDDKIRQFFEPGSTRRHLHQLLTALENNQPGNKTSLAEALHRAHPLIKRKGTLVVISDFFDDPEEIFKALNPYLHRGFRVHLFHVLDPAEMNLPDRGLSRFIDMETDDRLVVHTQTLREAWKQEMRRHTQVLRRLSASRQVDYALTNTRDSWFKLFDRLA; this comes from the coding sequence GTGTCCCAGACCCAGTATCGATTTATCCGCCCGGAAGACATCCGGCGCTTGAGCCATTATGAATTTGGCGTCAAGGCGCTGGTCGAGGGTTATCTATCGGGGCGTCATCGCTCACGTGAGCGCGGGGCATCGATTGAGTTCAAGGAATACCGGCAGTATGTTCCAGGGGATGATCTGGCATTGGTTGATTGGCGGGTGTTTGCCCGGACCGACCGGCATTATTTGCGGACGTTTGAGCAGGAAACCAACATGGAGTGCCATATCTTTTTGGATAGTTCGGCATCGATGGGGTTTCAGGATGAAGGACCAATCACGAAACTGGAATACGCATCTTTTTTTGCCGCGTGTTTGGCCTGGTTGGTGGTTTCAAAAAACGACCGGGTTTCGCTGCAGTTGTTTGACGATAAGATCCGGCAGTTTTTCGAGCCAGGATCGACTCGTCGGCATTTACATCAGCTGCTGACGGCATTGGAGAATAATCAACCCGGCAACAAAACGTCGCTGGCCGAGGCCTTGCACCGTGCCCACCCATTGATTAAACGCAAGGGGACTTTGGTTGTGATTTCCGATTTCTTTGACGACCCCGAGGAAATTTTCAAAGCGCTGAACCCCTATCTACACCGTGGCTTTCGGGTGCATCTGTTCCATGTCCTTGACCCGGCGGAAATGAACCTGCCGGACCGTGGATTGTCCCGGTTCATTGATATGGAAACCGATGACCGACTGGTGGTGCATACTCAAACCCTCCGGGAGGCCTGGAAACAGGAAATGCGACGCCACACCCAGGTGTTGCGGCGCCTCTCAGCCAGCCGCCAAGTGGATTACGCTCTCACGAACACTCGTGACAGCTGGTTTAAGCTTTTTGATCGACTTGCCTAA